CGAGGCCGTCTGGGCCACCGCCCTCGGGAAGTCCGCCGGGTTCACCAAGCTCGGGCCGTCGATCGTCTTCGGCGTCGCGGTCGTCGCGAGCATGCTGGGCCTCGCCTACGCGATGCGCGAGATCAGCACCGGCACCGCGTACGCCGTGTGGGTCGGCATCGGCGCCTCGCTCACCGTGACCTACGCCATCGTCACGGGATCCGAGCCCGCGAGCGTCGTGAAGGTCCT
The genomic region above belongs to Clavibacter phaseoli and contains:
- a CDS encoding DMT family transporter; this encodes MSWIVLIVSGVLEAVWATALGKSAGFTKLGPSIVFGVAVVASMLGLAYAMREISTGTAYAVWVGIGASLTVTYAIVTGSEPASVVKVLLLLGLVGCVIGLKLVDTGH